From the genome of Streptomyces sp. V1I1, one region includes:
- a CDS encoding LAETG motif-containing sortase-dependent surface protein has translation MRARLASAVAVAAAATLAFTGLPGLTSSADAAPGKPPNPGMLCRDYFDLAEDLVAIVEVPDGDASRAKSQWDTYEYENPGKKWDGLQGPSEADYKRLEKETKEPPKSRPVDRVWWKWIRASKKNPNAFGDFTYWRDIILIKNAGNDPRGKAFEKKIIKEHGLVGDDWICQKEFDYTDPDTGKTHRRQADAWNKSTGQALEIKSNGHPEPKQKPGDIAWSKQKESPVKSLKYIFAEPQEKSAKDHLNELKKNAPGKVTEYNYRSRKVELAPGGGVRDKSTTMQPPGSKGVTGGGAQDLIRESRPNPKDMKEFLDRKNAADPNRLQPKGPGGVDFTTLDLRYIGKPVKGKGVDYSFSAKEVTEDTAGWGGKEKAQLINDAFFTWLALSPEKFWVNLNPDQPDKIMDSAFGKTDAGRILLEADLELKKDFADAMNPKKRPEADQYWKSLPRNAEGIPCWFQVRNWIEPDTAVVREENGGIHILDTPLKVKAQYLKIDNMPGDPYLCEFNEAEKKATEDRMNRLIMPEVEKRVNNDPRYADLRRAYTARVAAEFIRQQDAKTPTDYHKVINSNDVSSWPLRGENKDWTRESVFQAYLKSLREGEQQWEHDAGGGPYTMSVGGVDFSKQPKRNMTKLRFDTEHRYLPRETKSSVRTLTDNAKDGDANLLLLGGNTVSSDVSGGGDTPDPTPTPTPTPTKPGEPTDKPTDPTTPPATGSSGGTGGKDPEGDLADTGSSTPVGLIAGLAAALAAIGGGLVWWKRRRTADQE, from the coding sequence ACTTCGATCTCGCGGAAGACCTCGTTGCCATCGTGGAGGTGCCCGACGGGGATGCGTCACGGGCGAAGTCCCAGTGGGACACCTACGAGTACGAGAATCCGGGCAAGAAGTGGGACGGTCTTCAGGGGCCGTCCGAGGCGGACTACAAGCGCCTGGAGAAGGAGACCAAGGAGCCTCCGAAGTCCCGGCCGGTCGACCGAGTCTGGTGGAAGTGGATCCGGGCCAGCAAGAAGAACCCGAACGCGTTCGGGGACTTCACCTACTGGCGCGACATCATCCTGATCAAGAACGCCGGGAACGACCCGCGCGGCAAGGCGTTCGAGAAGAAGATCATCAAGGAACACGGTCTCGTCGGTGACGACTGGATCTGCCAGAAGGAGTTCGACTACACCGACCCCGATACCGGCAAGACTCACCGGCGTCAGGCGGATGCGTGGAACAAGAGCACCGGGCAGGCGCTGGAGATCAAGTCCAACGGGCATCCGGAGCCGAAGCAGAAGCCGGGCGACATCGCCTGGTCGAAGCAGAAGGAATCCCCGGTCAAGTCGCTGAAGTACATCTTCGCCGAGCCGCAGGAGAAGTCCGCCAAGGACCACCTGAACGAGCTGAAGAAGAACGCTCCGGGCAAGGTCACCGAGTACAACTACCGCTCCCGCAAGGTCGAGCTGGCCCCGGGCGGCGGCGTGCGGGACAAGTCGACCACCATGCAGCCCCCCGGATCCAAAGGGGTGACCGGCGGCGGCGCGCAGGATCTGATCCGTGAGTCGCGGCCGAACCCGAAGGACATGAAGGAGTTCCTGGACCGTAAGAACGCAGCCGACCCCAACCGGCTCCAGCCCAAGGGGCCCGGCGGGGTGGACTTCACCACCCTGGACCTGCGGTACATCGGCAAGCCGGTCAAGGGCAAAGGCGTCGACTACAGCTTCTCCGCCAAGGAAGTCACCGAGGACACCGCGGGCTGGGGAGGCAAGGAAAAGGCGCAGCTCATCAACGACGCTTTCTTCACCTGGCTCGCCCTGAGCCCGGAGAAGTTCTGGGTCAACCTCAACCCGGACCAGCCCGACAAGATCATGGACAGCGCGTTCGGGAAGACCGACGCCGGACGGATCCTGCTGGAAGCCGACCTGGAGCTGAAGAAGGACTTCGCCGACGCGATGAACCCGAAGAAGCGCCCGGAGGCCGACCAGTACTGGAAGTCGCTGCCCCGCAACGCTGAGGGCATCCCCTGCTGGTTCCAGGTCCGCAACTGGATCGAGCCGGACACCGCGGTCGTCCGCGAGGAGAACGGCGGCATCCACATCCTGGACACGCCGCTGAAGGTCAAGGCCCAGTACCTGAAGATCGACAACATGCCCGGCGACCCGTACCTGTGCGAGTTCAACGAGGCCGAGAAGAAGGCCACCGAAGACCGCATGAACCGGCTGATCATGCCCGAGGTCGAAAAGCGCGTGAACAACGACCCGCGCTACGCCGACCTGCGCCGCGCCTACACGGCCCGTGTAGCGGCGGAGTTCATCCGCCAGCAGGACGCCAAGACCCCCACCGACTACCACAAGGTCATCAACAGCAACGACGTCTCCTCGTGGCCGCTGCGCGGCGAGAACAAGGACTGGACGCGGGAGAGCGTGTTCCAGGCGTACCTGAAGTCGCTGCGTGAGGGCGAACAGCAGTGGGAGCACGACGCCGGCGGCGGCCCCTACACCATGAGCGTGGGTGGAGTGGACTTCTCCAAGCAGCCCAAGCGGAACATGACCAAGCTCCGCTTCGACACCGAGCACCGCTACCTCCCTCGCGAGACGAAGTCATCGGTGCGCACGCTGACGGACAACGCCAAGGACGGCGACGCGAACCTTCTGCTCTTGGGCGGCAACACCGTCTCCTCCGACGTCTCTGGCGGCGGTGACACCCCCGACCCGACGCCGACTCCCACGCCGACGCCGACCAAGCCGGGTGAGCCGACGGACAAGCCCACCGACCCCACCACGCCCCCGGCTACCGGCAGCAGCGGCGGCACGGGCGGGAAGGACCCGGAAGGCGACCTCGCCGACACCGGCTCCAGCACGCCGGTCGGACTGATCGCCGGACTCGCCGCAGCCCTCGCGGCCATCGGCGGCGGCCTGGTGTGGTGGAAGCGCCGCCGCACCGCCGACCAGGAGTAG